The following DNA comes from Vigna radiata var. radiata cultivar VC1973A chromosome 4, Vradiata_ver6, whole genome shotgun sequence.
ACTtcaattcttcctttttatttgaCTTGCAAGctagaaaagaagagtctattttgcgtttcttttgtttaaaaaagAGTCTATAGAATAATTCTGAATGATTTCTTtggagtaatttttaaaatgttattattatgcATACACTTCTCATATGATCAAAGAataaagatagaatgaaaaaaCTCAGTAATAGAATGAGGGTAAGGTAGCTAAAGTTGGATATGATTGCACTATCAAAGGTCTAATAAGTATAAGGAATTCATGACTTGTTCTAAGACCATGCCTCAATATGATATTTACCACATCTTTCTAATGCTCTAATCCACCTAACTGCATCTTCTCTTGAAACTCCATTTTCTTTAGATATAATTTCCTCAAAAGCTGATGTTACATCTGCAGGCATCTTAGTTGAAGAACCTGCTATATAAACAGCAGCTCCCTCAGCTAATAGGTTCCATATCCTTTGGCTGTGCTCCTTCATCTTATGCTGAGCATAAACCTTCTGGGGCTGGTCCCTTGAGAAAGCAACATAGAAACCTCCACCCTTTGCTTCTGAAAGCACCCCTTTGTTCTGTGAATGACTCAACCAAAAGTCACGGTACAGAAAGTCACCCTCTTCATTCCAGCAaccaaagaaaaacataattggAGCAGTTGCAGTAGTTCTACTTTGCACTGCTCTTTCCTCTACAAATCCATGGAAAGGCGCACATCCTGTTCCGGGTCCAACAAGTATGAGGGGAAGTGATGGTGATGGTGCAGGAAGCAAACCTTTATGGAACCAGGCTGGAACAAGGATACCTgcttgaaagaggaaaaaagtaTATGTAGAGGTAATACTGATGGTTACTTACTAAAATGCTATAAGTGGCTTGTTTTGCTTCATACCATCGCAAGGATCTAAAGCAGCTAGCCATGAGGAGCACAGtcctttctttttcctcttgtAAGGTGTTGTCCATGACACTACATTCACAGTCAAGTGTACTTGATTGGGATGAGCTGATTGAGAAGAAGATATGGAGAATGCTCTTGGTTTCAGAGGAGGAACCAATTGGACTAGCCACTCAAATGGCATTTTTACAGAAGGAAAATCCTCTAACACCTTTTTGACCACCAAACATGGAGAACAGACATATGCATAAGTTTGAaatgaagaagacaaaaaacaaaaacagagagAATCAAGGAATATCTAAATAATTGTTAAATGGTAGGTAAATTATAAAACCATCAGTTCAGGGTGGAGGCTATGATATCCTCTTGGATTATCATTCCCTTCCgatgaaatttcttttattttccaagaaagaaaacaaaccatgattgagtaaaataaaatcacagaACTGCTACAAATTTTGGTATCTACTTCTGCATTCCTAGCCTAAGTAATGAAGCCCCTCGGTTATTTCACTTAATTTTCTGTCCTTCACAAC
Coding sequences within:
- the LOC106758161 gene encoding NADPH-dependent diflavin oxidoreductase 1 isoform X3 gives rise to the protein MINTLQDLTCLSIQIGSARSVHPGKALSDRCTPGCFLKMVNNLPLTRSNCGKDVRHFEFEFVSHALRYEIGDVLEILPGQDSAAVDAFVQRCNLDPDSFITVSPREVDDHNAHDSRIPVKLRTFVEFSMDVASASPRRYFFEVMSFFATAEHEKERLKYFASPEGRDDLYQYNQKERRTVLEVLEDFPSVKMPFEWLVQLVPPLKPRAFSISSSQSAHPNQVHLTVNVVSWTTPYKRKKKGLCSSWLAALDPCDGILVPAWFHKGLLPAPSPSLPLILVGPGTGCAPFHGFVEERAVQSRTTATAPIMFFFGCWNEEGDFLYRDFWLSHSQNKGVLSEAKGGGFYVAFSRDQPQKVYAQHKMKEHSQRIWNLLAEGAAVYIAGSSTKMPADVTSAFEEIISKENGVSREDAVRWIRALERCGKYHIEAWS